DNA sequence from the Kazachstania africana CBS 2517 chromosome 4, complete genome genome:
GGGTGCAGTTGGCTCTAAAATaatcaagaagaaagtaaCTCAATCGTCTATTGAAGTTAAAGACGAAAATGGAGAAACAATTGATGGAACTTACGAATTATCGGAAGAAGAGGAGACAATAACACCAAGAAAAAGACCAGTGACAAAGGGAATGATCGAAATTGTTCAAACTATGGCTCCAAATTTGAGTGTAGCACAAATCAAACATAGTCTTGAGCAAACCGGctcaattgaaaagacGATGGAAAGCGTCCTAAGAGGTGATGATTTTACTTTACCTGGTCAAGACCAAAAATTAGAATGACCGGTTAATAGTTTCTGTACGTAATTACCTATATATGCATATATGTGCATCGAACCTGTATACTATAGTGTTATCAAAGTGGGCTGTATCCTCTTTTTTGCATTTGCTGGCGAACCTTCTTCCACCTTCccatcatcattttctagAGTGCTCTTTTCTAAGTTTGTATTGACAGAAGATGGGGAAGAAGTGTCTTGTGCATTACTAGGATTTTTCCTCTTGACAGGGAGAATGTTGACGATATCAGTCCTTGTGGTATTTTCTGTTGTAGACAGTTTCCCTTCCTTATAGGTGCTGTCCTCTAAGCTATCATTTGAAGACTTCAGGCCATTATTCAGGtactcttttcttttctcttctgATAACTTAATGCCAAATAGTTCGGAATCTACTGAAATGTATGAGCAAAACCCATCTGTGGAGGAAACCATAAGCATCGCACCGTCTTGAGACCAGCTTAGATCAGTTAACGGTGTGTAGTGAAGGTTTCCTACTATAGAAATAGGTTCTATGGATTCTGTGTCATATATGAGCACCTCATTTGAAGTAGCAATTGCAAATACCAACTTGTATGGTACATCAATGTAAGCTTTCTTATCCTCTGTTGACTGgtaaaaatttggattGAACGACACTACTATAGCTGCTTTGCCCAAATATGGTAAAGCGATTGCTGGTTTTATTCcattattttgtttaaGTGCTCCCCttgtatatatgtatacTGAATTGCTCACCTCAGGGTTGTTCATACCACTACCACTTTCCTTTGATGAGCCTGCAGGCAAAGCATTCTCACTTGTCTTGAAAATACCTGCGGGGATGCAAAGAAGGTTCCCACATGGAGATAACGTTAGTCTTCTGAAAAAAGATGGTAATGTCTCATTATGGAATAGGTAAGACGATTTCATTGAGGATAAGTCAAGTGTTTTAGTTCCATCGCTGTTCAATCCTCTTTTGGGTAATTCGCCTTTCACTATCctatttttcaatttcaagccattaatttcatctttagtgttgttgaagatgatttcaTAGATATTTACTGACCTATCAGCTGACTGTGATAgtatatattcatttaatgGATCCCAAGTAACACCTTGAACATAGTGATTATGATCTCTTATATTGGAAACACATTGAGCTGTTTCGATATTAAAAATACGAATGCAATTATCCATACAACCACAAACAACATACTTATCATTAGGAGACCATGATAAATCATAAATCTCTGAGTTCGATGAGGACTTGAGCCTTTTCCAAACAAACCATGATTCCTTAAACTCACCATCGCTCTCACTTGCCCCAAATGTAGATGGTACTGGTTTAGCCTCAgcatcatttcttttccataGAATAATTTGACCATCATCTCCTGCGGATGCAAGAACTGTACCATCAGAATTGAACCGCACAACATTAACCGCTTGCTCATGCTGTTGtaaagaagataaaaaGTCAATAgtatcaactttttttatttgcttACTACCTTGGTTTGGACTCTCTATTAGTTCCAAATTCCATGCTCTGATTTTATTATCACCACCTGCAGtgaataatttctttgtcGTGTTTGATGTATCGTAGTTTGGCTGAAAACATAAACTATAGACAGGCTGAGATTCATGCCAGTAGATTTGTAGATTAGAAGCTTCCATTATTTTACCTGCTGGACTTATATAGGTTTTGCAAAGCAATATTCATTGTACGACTGTTCATCTTCcaattcaatttatttacGCGTGTCTTATAATTGATTCCATCGCGCGAACCATACTCGATGGCGACAGGTTCTCGAGATGGCGACTTTACGATAGTCAGCAACGAATATAGACATATGTTTCTCACAAGATTAGTTAGGTCTttataaatcaaattcacTTGTCCTAATTAAAGAGTGGAGAGTAGCGGTCAATAGGTTTTATAACTTCGCTCTTTTTTGTTCTACCGTTGATCAACTTTGAAGATCAATGTAGAGATATAGAGTTCTATCACTGCAGCTAAGTGCatgtatatatttgtatGTGACATTGAAAACAGTCATAAAGCGCATGCTTTCAGCAGAGATGTTTTCAATAGCTATGATAATCTAAGTTTTGATGCACAAAGTTCAAAAGAGCATAAATAAAGAGGAGCATACGATTCTTAAGTGATAAAAGGGAGCAATACAATAGATGCTGTTGTGAAAATTAGTATGTCCGCAGTTCACGACAACGGTAGTACCAAAATCATATTAGCGACATTTCGGTTGAAGGTTTCTCGACCAAAATTTCTCAGAAAACTTATTTCAACAGCGCCTCCATCAGAATACATTGATAGTAAGTCCAAAATAACATATATTTGGGAGTCTGGGGCACTTTCACCAGAGTGCAATACCATAAGATATTACCAGAAAAATGTCTTATAGTATGAATactaaataaaaatgttcAAGGATCGGTAGAAGAGTCAAGATTCTatagaacaaaaaaaatttagaagaaaCTTTCCACGAATTTTTGTCAGTACCCATTtatgaatatatttctCAGTTATCTGCTTTATCTTTATTGAGGATTTATTGTTTAAATAAGCTGACAAGAAAGAGTTATTCCATCTTTCAATGCAATGCATCCGATGTAAACAAGACCCTGAAGCccttcttctaatttatGGCTCTGCGTATTATACGCATATATTGTGGATCACTTAAATATCTACGTTGGACAGCACTGGTGGTTTTGTTTTCGTAGGATTATCGCCAGAGTGACCCCATTCTGGTGAACGCGCTTTTTTAACATCAATTAGCGCAAGTGGTTTAGTGGTAAAATCCAACGTTGCCATCGTTGGGCCCCCGGTTCGATTCCGGGCTTGcgcattttttttatttttttaataaatagaattattttattatcacTATTTCAAGAACCCCACCAGCTATTAGACCCTTGCTGTTTCTGCTGTGCTCGTTTCTGCTGCTGGATTTTTTGCAACTCTTCTTGCACTCTTAAAAGTTCTGCtttctgtttcttttcagcCTTCAACTTTTGAAACTGATCAAAGGGATCTTGATTTTTGGAATCACTCTCCCAAGGTGTCCTTAAAGGTCCCGTCTTCCATATTGGATCGTTACTTGAAGCTGTTTTTTTCACGATGTTCATCAACTCCGCTTGCTCTTGTCTACGTATTTCCTTATCTTTCTCGTATTGGGCCCTAACTTCAGGTGAAAAAGAGTTGattaattcttcatcagttGGTGTCgtatatttgaaaagtaATACCCCGCCTAATATTATAGCACCACCATATGCGTAAACCTTAAGCCACCGTACCCATAATGGTCTTTCCATGTTGCTTATTCTTGCTTTGCCCTACAATATAGctattttataatttcCTATGAAACGGTATTTTTTCATAGGAAATATAGATCCAGTCACCTTATTTCGGAGTAACATCgcaagaaaaatttaacGGTATTACAAGacaattgattgatttttAGTATTGGAAACTAATGTGAAGAGTGTAAGGAacaagaattcaaaaaaatttcgcAGTCAGgattaaataaataagaaCCAACATGTTGCTATCATATAAGTTATCATATGTGAACATGGATCAATATTGCTTAAAGTAAAATACCTaatctttttcttatatatacaaaataGACCTTACGGGAAAAGAGGGTACCTATCCCATTATTTCACCTAGCAAGTATGGAGTGAAAACCTTCACAGCTGTGATTAAAATCATAATACCTTCTAGTAATGCAACTGGTAATCCAAGGAAGCCACGTTCTTCAAACTTGAGATAAATTGTATATAGGGCGACAGCAAAGAATGTGCGTGTCAATTGGTAGGGATGTGGGTTTACACCGGCTAAGTATTTTATAGGAGTATCTACACAATCGCCACCTCTTTGGAAGTATCTGAAACATCCTCTTTGTAAATCTCTCAAATTGTCACTATCAGCAGCGAAAAGTGCATACAAAGCAATTGAAAGGACGTTTATAACAGGAGCATAACTCTTTCTATCGTAATGtaaatctaataattcatcTAAGATTGTTGTACGATCAGAGAAATCTAGGTCACCaatcttctttatcaataagACTACATCTTGTAAACCGACAGTCATACCACCACCACCTAAGGGGTGTCTCATGTTTAGAGCATCACCAATGACACATAAACCCATCACATCATTAATTTTAGCTGGTAGGTAAGAATTTGGTAAAGATCTGAACTTTCCGGCAGCCAATGCAGTATCGAAAGAAGGTCTTAACGATTCAGGAATATATGGTTGAACGTCCTTAGCCATCCAAGATTTCAAGTCTTTTGGTAAAGTTGTTGAATTGTAAGCGCATAGGATTCTAGTTTCTTCTGGACTAACTTGGTAACAGATAACAGGGCTGTGTTGGGGTCCTAAGATAACATGGCCATGATTTGGAGTTGGCATCTTTGCGTGGTATAAAGCCATACCGACAAATGAAGAGTCCTTAGCAGGAATGTGGTCGTCTCTTAATTCCTTTCTGAAATGTGAAAAGATACCATCAACTACAAAGGTTAAATGACCTTTAAAATCGACTTTTCCACGATTTTCGATATCTACTTTACAGCCGATGACTTCTCTTTTTTCGTTTCTTAGGACTTCGATAACATTACCTTGGAGACGAGTAATATTTGATTCCTTAGCAACcatatttcttaaattaGTTAAGAATTTACCGTGAACAAAAGCGGCACCTCTTTCCCTTTCACCGTCTTCGAAGTCCTTTCTATGGATTGTAGCATCTTCTAGGACTTGGTCATTACCATCCTTGACtaaatcttttaatttttcaactggTTCCAAATCAGCTTTGTAAGGGTATGGaatatcaactttttcCCCATTGTAGAAGACGGTATAACCAGTGACAGGAATGGCGTCGATATTGTTAATAGCTTGAACCATACCTAGAGATCTCAAAGCTCTAATACCACCTGGATGCATCAATTCCCCGATAATTCTATCAGGTTCAGCCCAATCTCTCTCAACAATAAGGACTTTCTTACCCTTTCTGGCTAGTGCAGTGGCTATGCATGGACCAATTACACCGGCACCGATGATGACTGCATCGTAAACCTTTCTTTCATCGgcattaaataaatcagTATTTGAcattgttatttttatatgttTTCTTTGGGAAGCCTACAAACACTTAAGTTTATTGAAATGGAATTTAACGAGATAGAAGACCTTTATTATTGTAATACGTAACTGGTAcaacaatgaaaaattaatatttatatataatttaaattttcaaatacaCTTCCTTGGCCGTTCCTTTTTTTGCTCAGTGTCCTCGAGGAATTAAGTGAGATAATTGACACTgtaaatagaaaaaaagcCTGGTATTCCACAAACGAGCAAGATGAGAGAGCCGTAAAGAGACTTTCCGTCAAGGTAAAGAGAGATGTGCTACTAACAACCATCAGCTCTCTGCGGTGTGTGCGCGAGCTGAGGGCTGAATTTTATCTCTTTGAAACGTTCAAAAAGAGAAGGATAACCCACTGACTGAATCGGTCGACACTGCCACAAGGTCcgacaaaaaaaaaacagctCAAAAAAAGACGTGCGGCGAACTGATCCGAAGAATTAGGTCGGGTCGATCTCTTAAATAATCACATGTAATTTACATCGCATATCACCTTGACACGACCAAAATAGATTGGGCTTAGTATGTGCTTCAGTAATGAACGATACCAATGATGATGAGACCAAATACTTGGCCTTATGGATGTTACCTCATTTGTACTGGCAGGGCGCGATTTCCCAATATCAAGAGGATTATTGATATTGGCAATGCTAAATTGATTTTCGAATGTCACTTTTCGTCACATCCactctctctctctctctctctctttcGCTTTATTATTCGTACAATCTTGCTAAACGACCCTCTACGAACATTCTTACCACGTTATGAgtctctttttctttttctccGTCGTCGTTTATGTCGTTATCGCATATATGTTGCCGTTATATTCTTATCGCCgttattttgaaattcaagtTTAACTTTCACGCTAGATGTATATACGACCAGCATTGATAAAGTTTAATAGTGTCCTCCCACGTGATCTTACATTATAGAGCATCATCACACATTTAGTTCGATTTTAGAGTATTAGCATATGGAAAAATATGTATTCATAGGATACGTATATATTTACTGAAATTATTACTTGTTTATGATTAATTTATGTCACAAAATTGTCTTACTGtagttttcaattcatcacAAAAGGCATTGAAATCATCTCTATCTTTTAAGGTCCCTTCGACGATACTCaaacaaatattcataCCACCAAGATTAGTACTACAGATATTCACGGCATAAGAGAAATTTAAACCACCCACATTTTGCATTAACATTAAATCTAAAATTTCGCACTCGTCGTCATTCTGTTCGAAATAACCAACATTACTTAAAATTATTCCTCCTCtctttttatttaaataagAGTCGGAAATCATagaatcaatattttgctTATTGACTACAAAATCCAACATGATTGTACCAAGAGGACGTAAAAAGTCAGCTTGTTTCAATACTGCAGAATAATATGAGCATAGTTTCCAAAAGTTCTCAGCAATaaaacttgaaattaaaaaggAATAATGTAATCCACCCACATTTGAACCATATTTGTATTGTGAAGTCACTAACTCTTCTGGTAAATCCTTTCTTGTGTTGCTTGGTACAGTTATATCAAACCCAAACTCATTCCATTTCCTGTTCGCAAAAATTCCATGCTCCTTTAGTGTTATAAATAGACATGTTTGCAAGAAGGATGTCATGGTACAAGCgttttttttaattgcaattctaattttgtttaattCGTCAGGAgtgaaattcaaaatattatggAAACTTGGTTGTGGTTTAGACATATTGATTTTAGTACTGACTGGAGCAGGAGACTTGTAACTGAAAAATACTTTTCCTAGTGTGGATAGCATGAACTGAGGTAATTTCCATAGTGCTGGTCTATAATCAACTCTATCAGTAATTGCAGCTGGTAACTTTGATATCTTgtcaaaatctttttcataatTATAGATCAACGAGTCTGGTGAAGTCATCTCAGGGGACTTCTTACCATTCAAACTTTTAACTAAATCTTGGAAAAGATTGATACCACTGGTTCCGTCAGAACAACAATGATTACTGATATACACAAAGTTAGAATATTCATCAGTGTTGTCTGGTAAGCAAAGTAATCTCCAATTTGGCCTCGATTGGTCGTAAATCGGAATACAAATATTGGAAACTATCTCGGACAACTTATTTGTGATTTTACCATTGTCCTTCACGAATTGATCTATAATACTGTTGACCACCTCTGTATATTCCGATTGATCATTTATTATAATATCTTCCAGAGATAAGCTCGGTAATATCTTCATAAAATCATGCTTTGGGTATGGAacatttaaatatttttcacttttataGAAGGCTTCATGATCGGGATAATATTTTGGTACAATGGTATGAGCTAGTACagaattttccaaaatcaCCTCTCTTAATGCATGTTTTAAATCGTTTCTTGAGACAGATttattcatcttcaaatagACTGCAAAATTCGAGTATAGTTCTTGTCTTTGTAACATTGCAAAATAGTTTTCTAAGTGGCCCATACGTCTTGCATGGCCCCGGTCAATCAACTCTTGTGGAATATCATATTCAGCAACAGGATCTTCTAAGAGTGCTATAGAGCTAGCATCGCTTTGTGATTGAACTTCACGTACCGACTCTTCAACCTTCGTACTCAGACCCATagttattttattttttgagtACTATAATTAGAAGACGTAATCGAATTGATACTTAAGAAACTAATAGAACAAACATTATAAAAATAGAAAGTATTTTAATCCTCTTTGTTTGAAAAGTATTTTATTAAGcttgatgatttttttcagttttcttCTCATCGTATAATTTAGTGACGTTTTTGTCCGATATTCAACAGGAACGAGTGTCAAGTTCTACAACAGTAAAGACTCAAGGAAACGTCATATGGCTAGTTCTCACACAGTAAATAAGGGAAAACAGTTAAAGACAGACGTTATTAGATAGGACAGTATAAGAAAGAGTATTACATgacatttttattttttagtAATTTTAAGAATAAATATTACTATTTGTTTTATTTGGTATGCTTTTCAGACGCGGTTGAAGTATAACGTTCATTGCAAGGCGATGATATACCAATATAATataaacaagaaaaattaaaataaagAGCCTTGTATTTAGatttatatcaaatttatatcATTCATGTAAGTACTATTTATTCTTATTGGTTACGGTTACTTGAATTGTTATTTCTGTGTCCGTGTTGACGATGGCTGTGATGATGACTACTGTTATGGCCTCCATGGTAACTCTGTTTATATCCGCTAGCCCCTGGCATGTTATTATTCATCATACCCTGAAATGGCGGAATAGCGCCTGGATAGCCAAAAGGTGGGGCACCTGCATTAATATAAGCAGGTGGAAGATCAGGAGAAGCAGCTTGTGGAGAGACATTggtattattttcatcagtCATCATTGGCATCATTGGCGCCATACCTGGATAGAACATAGGCTGCGGTTGGAAGGGCATATAAACGTTACCGAAGCTATTTACCATTGGATTTGGACCTGCAGCTGCACCGCCTGGACCCATCGGAAGTCCCATCATCCCCATTCCGCCAGCAGAAATTCCAACGTTCATACCTGGAACACCTGGTGCACCTGCCCCAAATATCGGATTGCCTACTCCCATGGCATGCATTTGACGTTGATGTAACCTTTCTTGAGCCTGTTGAATAGCTGTTCTTGCGTCGGGAAACAGAGTCTTATAGGACTCTTCAACTGTGCCTGTCCACGTTGGTGTTGCAAAATATGGTTTTTCGATTAGGAATGGTTCcatttgtttttcttcatGTGCTTCCTTAGAtgataagaagaaattaaactTCTTAACAAAAAGTTCTTTCTTGTTAACACCTGATTGGGGCTTCTTAGAGCCAAAGAATGAACCAGGTGTACGTCTTCTCGAGTAAGCGCTAGCTCTACTCGTTTGTGGCGAGTGAACTGGGGTATGGCCACTTTGAGAACTACTACTACCTCTTTTGGTATCTATTTTAGCTTGCATTGCAGATGGGGATGAAGTTGTTTTAACGTTCTTTGAAGAAGGCTTTGGCTTTTGATTAACTGAAGATGATTGTTGTTGTGGCTTCTTTAATACATTTTTCATATCACTTGGAACATCGTAAGgaactttgaatttttgagagaactttttcaattcttcaatttgagCTTCTTTAGCAGAAAGTTCTGGCTTAACACCCTCTTTATCGTCTGTAACATCTTCGGATTGCTTACTGTCCACGGATTCCTTCACTTCTTCACTACGCTCCAAAGGCTCggactttttcaattcttcctTATTTACGATTTTAG
Encoded proteins:
- the KAFR0D01690 gene encoding CUE domain-containing protein (similar to Saccharomyces cerevisiae CUE1 (YMR264W) and CUE4 (YML101C); ancestral locus Anc_8.816); this translates as MDTSTKIYLAVVIIAFFIVKKVNEQSKESSKVKIVAEEKSKSLSEGAVGSKIIKKKVTQSSIEVKDENGETIDGTYELSEEEETITPRKRPVTKGMIEIVQTMAPNLSVAQIKHSLEQTGSIEKTMESVLRGDDFTLPGQDQKLE
- the CAC2 gene encoding Cac2p (similar to Saccharomyces cerevisiae CAC2 (YML102W); ancestral locus Anc_8.817) produces the protein MEASNLQIYWHESQPVYSLCFQPNYDTSNTTKKLFTAGGDNKIRAWNLELIESPNQGSKQIKKVDTIDFLSSLQQHEQAVNVVRFNSDGTVLASAGDDGQIILWKRNDAEAKPVPSTFGASESDGEFKESWFVWKRLKSSSNSEIYDLSWSPNDKYVVCGCMDNCIRIFNIETAQCVSNIRDHNHYVQGVTWDPLNEYILSQSADRSVNIYEIIFNNTKDEINGLKLKNRIVKGELPKRGLNSDGTKTLDLSSMKSSYLFHNETLPSFFRRLTLSPCGNLLCIPAGIFKTSENALPAGSSKESGSGMNNPEVSNSVYIYTRGALKQNNGIKPAIALPYLGKAAIVVSFNPNFYQSTEDKKAYIDVPYKLVFAIATSNEVLIYDTESIEPISIVGNLHYTPLTDLSWSQDGAMLMVSSTDGFCSYISVDSELFGIKLSEEKRKEYLNNGLKSSNDSLEDSTYKEGKLSTTENTTRTDIVNILPVKRKNPSNAQDTSSPSSVNTNLEKSTLENDDGKVEEGSPANAKKRIQPTLITL
- the CBP4 gene encoding Cbp4p (similar to Saccharomyces cerevisiae CBP4 (YGR174C); ancestral locus Anc_5.186), which gives rise to MERPLWVRWLKVYAYGGAIILGGVLLFKYTTPTDEELINSFSPEVRAQYEKDKEIRRQEQAELMNIVKKTASSNDPIWKTGPLRTPWESDSKNQDPFDQFQKLKAEKKQKAELLRVQEELQKIQQQKRAQQKQQGSNSWWGS
- the ERG1 gene encoding squalene monooxygenase (similar to Saccharomyces cerevisiae ERG1 (YGR175C); ancestral locus Anc_5.185), which translates into the protein MSNTDLFNADERKVYDAVIIGAGVIGPCIATALARKGKKVLIVERDWAEPDRIIGELMHPGGIRALRSLGMVQAINNIDAIPVTGYTVFYNGEKVDIPYPYKADLEPVEKLKDLVKDGNDQVLEDATIHRKDFEDGERERGAAFVHGKFLTNLRNMVAKESNITRLQGNVIEVLRNEKREVIGCKVDIENRGKVDFKGHLTFVVDGIFSHFRKELRDDHIPAKDSSFVGMALYHAKMPTPNHGHVILGPQHSPVICYQVSPEETRILCAYNSTTLPKDLKSWMAKDVQPYIPESLRPSFDTALAAGKFRSLPNSYLPAKINDVMGLCVIGDALNMRHPLGGGGMTVGLQDVVLLIKKIGDLDFSDRTTILDELLDLHYDRKSYAPVINVLSIALYALFAADSDNLRDLQRGCFRYFQRGGDCVDTPIKYLAGVNPHPYQLTRTFFAVALYTIYLKFEERGFLGLPVALLEGIMILITAVKVFTPYLLGEIMG
- the ATF2 gene encoding alcohol O-acetyltransferase (similar to Saccharomyces cerevisiae ATF2 (YGR177C); ancestral locus Anc_5.184), translated to MGLSTKVEESVREVQSQSDASSIALLEDPVAEYDIPQELIDRGHARRMGHLENYFAMLQRQELYSNFAVYLKMNKSVSRNDLKHALREVILENSVLAHTIVPKYYPDHEAFYKSEKYLNVPYPKHDFMKILPSLSLEDIIINDQSEYTEVVNSIIDQFVKDNGKITNKLSEIVSNICIPIYDQSRPNWRLLCLPDNTDEYSNFVYISNHCCSDGTSGINLFQDLVKSLNGKKSPEMTSPDSLIYNYEKDFDKISKLPAAITDRVDYRPALWKLPQFMLSTLGKVFFSYKSPAPVSTKINMSKPQPSFHNILNFTPDELNKIRIAIKKNACTMTSFLQTCLFITLKEHGIFANRKWNEFGFDITVPSNTRKDLPEELVTSQYKYGSNVGGLHYSFLISSFIAENFWKLCSYYSAVLKQADFLRPLGTIMLDFVVNKQNIDSMISDSYLNKKRGGIILSNVGYFEQNDDECEILDLMLMQNVGGLNFSYAVNICSTNLGGMNICLSIVEGTLKDRDDFNAFCDELKTTVRQFCDIN
- the PBP1 gene encoding Pbp1p (similar to Saccharomyces cerevisiae PBP1 (YGR178C); ancestral locus Anc_5.182), producing MKGNFKKQENKRSSVNFSKGNSNNSSGSSTFFESAETSRQFNDRLEYLLANSIGKVIVATVNSGVQYQGILNACNLESTSGIDLVLGNPVKIPAQSGAEDGLKAELENTLLIRGDDVAEIELKEIDLSLDETITSQNKSTEPEAVSLPTPAPESSTEEKEITPSAFKTDVDISGASKTIKERELQRWMPETTSDIGTAQNQTLEESSSTWDQFAVNEEKFGVKSTFDEHFYTTKINREDPNYARKVKEAERLAKEIEQQGSSGNIHLAEDRGIIIDGSGMDEEDLYSGVDRRGDELLASLKSNAKPSSPMKANKYVPPALRNQPHHMDPAIISSSAAKNMPASTGAGIRGSAQAKIVNKEELKKSEPLERSEEVKESVDSKQSEDVTDDKEGVKPELSAKEAQIEELKKFSQKFKVPYDVPSDMKNVLKKPQQQSSSVNQKPKPSSKNVKTTSSPSAMQAKIDTKRGSSSSQSGHTPVHSPQTSRASAYSRRRTPGSFFGSKKPQSGVNKKELFVKKFNFFLSSKEAHEEKQMEPFLIEKPYFATPTWTGTVEESYKTLFPDARTAIQQAQERLHQRQMHAMGVGNPIFGAGAPGVPGMNVGISAGGMGMMGLPMGPGGAAAGPNPMVNSFGNVYMPFQPQPMFYPGMAPMMPMMTDENNTNVSPQAASPDLPPAYINAGAPPFGYPGAIPPFQGMMNNNMPGASGYKQSYHGGHNSSHHHSHRQHGHRNNNSSNRNQ